One Paenibacillus sp. FSL W8-0186 genomic window carries:
- a CDS encoding MgtC/SapB family protein, with protein sequence MLLEWEIIMKLFIALLFGLFIGIDRQLKQKPLGIKTSMVICIASCLVTIVSIQSFHKFAGPDHPNMDPMRLAAQIVSGIGFLGAGVILRRSNEGISGLTSAAMIWAASGIGIAIGAGFYLEAALAVVLLILAVNFIPYMIKWLGPYKLNQRDVSVKIVMEDRGNVTDLIRIIERKEEKGSAAKWNRHRIRRLKIKDLEEGRQRIDMVISASEREYTTEIYHFVRQIDHVISVEVENL encoded by the coding sequence ATGTTATTGGAATGGGAAATTATTATGAAGCTGTTTATCGCGCTTCTGTTCGGTTTGTTTATCGGCATTGACCGCCAGTTGAAGCAGAAGCCGCTGGGCATTAAGACGAGCATGGTCATTTGTATCGCGAGCTGTCTGGTGACCATCGTCTCTATACAATCGTTTCACAAATTCGCCGGACCGGATCATCCGAATATGGACCCGATGCGCCTGGCAGCGCAAATTGTCAGCGGTATTGGTTTTCTCGGCGCCGGGGTTATTCTGCGGAGAAGCAATGAAGGCATTTCCGGACTTACGTCGGCAGCGATGATATGGGCGGCGTCGGGCATCGGGATCGCAATTGGCGCCGGATTTTATCTTGAAGCAGCGCTGGCGGTTGTCCTGCTCATTTTGGCGGTGAATTTCATTCCTTATATGATCAAATGGCTTGGACCCTATAAACTGAATCAACGCGATGTCTCCGTCAAAATCGTGATGGAGGATCGAGGCAACGTTACGGATCTGATCCGGATCATTGAACGGAAGGAAGAGAAGGGATCAGCAGCGAAATGGAACCGTCATCGCATACGCCGTTTAAAAATTAAAGATTTGGAGGAGGGCCGTCAGCGTATTGATATGGTCATCTCGGCCTCGGAGCGGGAATACACGACGGAAATATACCATTTTGTGCGCCAAATCGATCATGTCATCAGTGTTGAAGTGGAAAATTTGTAG
- a CDS encoding MFS transporter produces MEVPWRRNLVVLWLGVFFCSMAYSMVIPFMSLFIAHDLGITDHLTIWSGFTFGITFLASALIAPFWGSLSDKYGRKPMLLRAGFALCLVYVLNAFVRNPFELVIVRILTGLLSGYVPSAIALIATNTPEKKVGFCLGIMSTAGAAGGIIGPLAGGALSKFVGYRESFLAAGAIVLIPTLIAWLFVREYNFDKNKVRSRVIDDLRSAAENRPLMRHLTVVLIVTASVMVLEPLLSLYVLHLGSSAADASFSSGIIFSAVGISTVLAAPVWAKIGERIGYRNTLIIGLVGGGLGNILQVFFHDIFGFGTLRFIYGLFFAAVFPALNALIVQTTEPEFRGRAFSLNQSAGQLGNMMGPIAGGTLAGWIAIPTVFVMNGMLLVATAVALKLNLGSKNSRPADTNSSVGHY; encoded by the coding sequence ATGGAAGTCCCCTGGAGAAGAAATTTGGTTGTGCTTTGGCTCGGTGTGTTTTTTTGCAGTATGGCTTATTCCATGGTTATCCCCTTCATGTCCTTATTTATTGCCCATGATTTAGGCATTACCGATCATTTGACGATTTGGTCCGGCTTTACGTTTGGCATTACATTTCTGGCAAGCGCGCTAATCGCTCCCTTCTGGGGATCGCTATCTGACAAATACGGCCGGAAGCCGATGCTGCTGCGGGCGGGTTTTGCCCTCTGTCTAGTCTATGTACTGAATGCCTTCGTCAGAAATCCGTTCGAACTGGTCATTGTTCGTATTCTAACCGGTTTGCTCTCTGGTTATGTTCCGTCGGCGATCGCGCTGATTGCGACCAATACTCCGGAGAAGAAGGTAGGATTCTGTCTCGGCATTATGTCAACAGCCGGAGCGGCAGGAGGGATTATCGGCCCGCTCGCGGGCGGCGCTCTAAGCAAATTCGTCGGCTACCGGGAGTCCTTCCTTGCGGCTGGAGCCATCGTGCTTATTCCCACCTTGATCGCCTGGCTATTCGTCCGGGAATACAATTTTGACAAGAACAAAGTCCGCTCCCGTGTTATTGACGACTTGCGCTCTGCTGCCGAGAATCGTCCATTAATGCGGCATTTGACCGTCGTGCTCATCGTTACGGCCTCTGTGATGGTTCTTGAGCCGCTTCTATCGCTCTATGTGCTGCATTTGGGCTCTTCCGCTGCAGATGCTTCCTTCAGCTCGGGTATCATATTCTCGGCGGTGGGGATTTCTACCGTGCTCGCCGCTCCGGTATGGGCCAAAATTGGTGAACGGATCGGCTATCGGAATACGCTGATCATCGGCTTGGTTGGCGGAGGTCTCGGCAATATTTTACAAGTGTTCTTTCACGATATTTTCGGGTTTGGCACGCTGCGTTTCATCTATGGGTTGTTTTTCGCCGCCGTATTTCCCGCCCTCAATGCGCTGATCGTCCAAACGACGGAACCCGAATTCCGCGGCAGGGCGTTCAGTCTCAATCAATCTGCAGGGCAGCTTGGCAATATGATGGGGCCGATTGCTGGCGGGACGTTGGCGGGTTGGATAGCGATTCCCACTGTGTTCGTGATGAATGGGATGCTGCTTGTCGCGACAGCAGTAGCGCTGAAGTTGAATCTAGGGTCGAAGAACAGCCGCCCTGCTGATACAAATTCATCCGTGGGCCATTATTAA
- the hrpB gene encoding ATP-dependent helicase HrpB, which yields MTRLPIDEVILELQACLQSTGTAILLAEPGAGKTTRTPLELLQEPWLEGQGIVMLEPRRLAARSAAIYMAAQLGESVGQTVGYRTRTDSKTSGRTRITVVTEGILTRMLQHDPALMGVGLIIFDEFHERNLHGDIGLALALQSRELLRDDLRLLIMSATLNPGPLSELLGGASVIRSQGRTYPVETRYAAGPLGQAPLEQAVARAVRSALEQHDGSLLVFLPGAREIRRVERSLAPDVPGDVLLAPLYGALPAEQQQRAIAAAPPGKRKVVLATSIAESSLTIEGVTVVIDSGLRRTALFSPRTGMSRLVTVRAARDSADQRRGRAGRTAPGVCYRLWSEAEDRLLPERTAPEMLEADLTPLALELAAWGAGSPEELAWLDPPPAAPYRQAVRLLQQLGALDGEERITGHGRRMAELGLHPRLAHMLLKAADLGLGRPACRLAALLEERDLFRGAAGAGEDNDIRSRLALLMGKERLSRSTGVPLLQADERDLQRVAAVSVQYERRLGIKELAQAGEEQWFEACGLLVSFAYPDRIAKRRVDGRYLLRSGRGAVFARKQHLGESPYLAIAEVDDEGTEGRILLAAPLERDDLKQYYGEHIQEERQAEWDEEAGTVRVRLRETLGAIVLREQPVQPVAEDFTKALLHAVSTLGVEILPWNDKARQLQARIGFLRKLSERWPDFSDEALAESAGVWLAPYIVQFRKRSDLQSLSLAAIFDNELGWELKQELNAQAPTHLTVPSGSRVQIHYDQGEPYAAVRLQELFGMMDTPRIGYGKVPVIMHLLSPARRPVQVTADLRSFWDYAYFEVKKDLKGRYPKHYWPDDPLQATATNRVRPK from the coding sequence ATGACAAGGCTTCCTATTGATGAGGTTATTCTGGAGCTTCAGGCCTGTTTGCAGTCTACGGGGACGGCCATTTTGCTCGCGGAGCCGGGAGCAGGCAAGACGACGCGCACGCCGCTTGAACTGCTCCAGGAGCCCTGGCTGGAGGGTCAGGGCATCGTTATGCTGGAGCCGCGGCGGCTTGCCGCCCGTTCGGCGGCGATTTATATGGCCGCGCAGCTTGGCGAGTCCGTTGGCCAGACGGTCGGCTACCGCACGAGAACTGACAGCAAAACATCGGGCCGGACAAGGATTACGGTTGTAACGGAAGGCATTCTGACGCGGATGCTGCAGCATGACCCGGCCTTGATGGGGGTCGGGCTGATTATTTTTGATGAGTTCCACGAGCGGAATTTGCATGGCGACATCGGTCTCGCCTTAGCGCTGCAGAGCCGCGAGCTGCTTCGGGACGATTTGCGGCTCTTGATTATGTCGGCAACGCTAAATCCGGGGCCGTTGTCCGAGCTGTTAGGCGGCGCGTCCGTCATCCGCAGCCAGGGGCGGACGTACCCGGTGGAGACCAGGTACGCGGCAGGGCCATTAGGCCAAGCTCCTTTGGAGCAGGCAGTGGCGCGAGCGGTACGCAGCGCGCTTGAGCAGCACGACGGGAGCTTGCTGGTGTTTTTGCCCGGCGCACGGGAAATTCGCCGGGTGGAGCGGTCGCTGGCACCTGACGTGCCAGGCGATGTGCTCTTGGCGCCGCTATACGGCGCGCTGCCTGCGGAGCAGCAGCAGCGGGCGATAGCGGCAGCGCCGCCAGGCAAGCGCAAGGTGGTGCTTGCCACGTCGATCGCGGAGTCAAGCCTGACGATCGAGGGCGTGACGGTGGTCATAGACAGCGGCTTGCGGCGTACGGCGCTGTTCTCCCCGCGCACCGGCATGAGCCGGCTGGTCACCGTGCGGGCAGCCCGGGACTCCGCTGACCAGCGGCGGGGGCGGGCCGGGCGTACGGCGCCCGGCGTGTGTTACCGCCTCTGGAGCGAAGCGGAGGATCGGCTGCTGCCCGAGCGTACGGCGCCGGAGATGCTGGAGGCGGATCTCACGCCGCTCGCCCTGGAGCTGGCGGCCTGGGGGGCGGGCTCGCCGGAAGAGCTCGCCTGGCTTGATCCGCCGCCTGCGGCGCCTTACCGGCAGGCCGTGCGGCTGCTGCAGCAGCTCGGAGCGCTTGACGGCGAAGAGCGCATTACCGGGCATGGGCGCAGGATGGCCGAGCTTGGGCTGCATCCGCGTCTGGCCCATATGCTGCTGAAGGCGGCGGATTTGGGACTGGGCCGGCCGGCCTGCCGTCTGGCCGCGCTTCTGGAGGAGCGCGATTTGTTCAGAGGAGCGGCTGGTGCGGGTGAAGACAACGATATCCGCAGCCGGCTGGCTCTGCTGATGGGGAAGGAAAGATTGTCCCGGAGCACGGGAGTCCCGTTGCTTCAGGCGGACGAACGCGATCTTCAGCGAGTGGCAGCCGTTAGCGTCCAATATGAGCGGAGGCTTGGGATCAAGGAATTAGCGCAAGCGGGAGAAGAGCAATGGTTTGAGGCTTGCGGCCTGCTGGTGTCGTTTGCATATCCAGACCGGATCGCCAAACGCAGAGTTGATGGCAGATATTTGCTGCGCAGCGGCCGCGGCGCTGTTTTCGCCAGGAAGCAGCATCTTGGAGAATCTCCCTATCTAGCTATTGCAGAAGTTGACGATGAAGGGACAGAGGGGCGGATTTTATTGGCTGCTCCCCTGGAACGGGATGATTTGAAGCAGTATTACGGTGAGCATATCCAGGAAGAGAGACAGGCGGAATGGGATGAGGAAGCAGGGACCGTCCGCGTTCGTCTGCGGGAGACGCTAGGGGCGATTGTGCTTCGGGAACAGCCGGTTCAGCCTGTAGCCGAGGATTTTACGAAGGCGCTGCTGCATGCCGTATCAACGCTTGGCGTGGAGATTCTGCCTTGGAACGACAAGGCTCGGCAGCTGCAGGCCCGAATCGGATTTCTCCGCAAGCTGAGCGAGCGCTGGCCGGATTTCTCTGACGAAGCTTTGGCGGAATCTGCGGGAGTATGGCTCGCGCCTTACATCGTCCAATTTCGCAAACGATCGGACTTGCAGTCCCTGTCCCTGGCGGCGATTTTTGATAATGAGCTGGGGTGGGAGCTGAAGCAGGAATTGAATGCACAGGCGCCTACGCATTTGACAGTACCCAGCGGCTCCCGAGTTCAGATCCATTATGATCAAGGAGAGCCATATGCCGCAGTCCGTCTGCAGGAGCTATTCGGCATGATGGACACGCCTCGCATCGGCTATGGAAAGGTCCCGGTCATCATGCACCTGCTGTCACCAGCCAGGCGTCCTGTGCAGGTTACGGCCGATTTGCGGAGTTTTTGGGACTACGCTTATTTCGAGGTGAAGAAGGATTTGAAGGGCCGCTACCCGAAGCATTATTGGCCGGATGACCCGCTTCAGGCCACGGCGACGAATCGAGTGCGCCCGAAATGA
- the metE gene encoding 5-methyltetrahydropteroyltriglutamate--homocysteine S-methyltransferase, giving the protein MSYTVKSGNLGYPRIGGQREWKKAIEAYWAGKLDEQQLHGQLTEIRLHNLRKQRDQGIEIIPVGDFTYYDHVLDMAAMFGLVPERFSYSGGEVSLDTYYAIARGNKEAPASEMTKWFNTNYHYIVPELGGRKPQLTVNRPLVAYREAKEKLGIDGRPVLIGLYSFLKLSKGFNEATEWDHWVEQLLPLYVQVLQELAAEGVAWVQLDEPSLVTSVSAEDITRARAIYETIQREAPEVSILLQTYFEAVDRYEEVVSLPVAGIGLDFIHGLDGNLAALRKYGFPAGKTLGAGMVDGRNIWRTDLYRQKQLLLEILEVAADSEIIVQPSCSLLHVPVSAKQEQTLVRVLRDALSFAEEKLDEVAALSAAVSTGIDSVKGLFESNRIALDNLAKDPARNRANVAAAVEKIASEPASRGSAFAIRRKKQKEKWHLPLLPTTTIGSFPQTAEVRSARQKWRKGEWSQEQYDSFIKEHIQQWISLQEEIGIDVLVHGEFERTDMVEFFGEKLPGFAFTKGGWVQSYGTRCVKPPVIYGDVDFDQPMTVKETEYAQSLTNKPVKGMLTGPITILNWSFVRSDLSREQVAYQIALALRKEVEALERAGIEMIQVDEPALREGLPLKREDWAGYLDWSVKAFRVTTSTVRDTTQIHTHMCYCEFHDIIDSIRALDADVISIETSRSHGELVHSFEEHTYDLGIGLGVYDIHSPRVPSVEEMTSMIDRALQVLDPELFWINPDCGLKTRGVDETVKSLKNMVLAANQYRAKESLVGTK; this is encoded by the coding sequence ATGAGTTATACGGTAAAAAGCGGAAATTTAGGTTATCCGAGAATCGGCGGACAACGGGAATGGAAAAAAGCGATTGAAGCCTATTGGGCTGGCAAACTGGACGAGCAGCAGCTGCACGGGCAATTAACGGAAATACGGCTTCATAATTTACGGAAGCAGCGGGATCAGGGGATCGAGATCATCCCTGTAGGCGATTTTACGTATTACGATCATGTCCTCGATATGGCCGCTATGTTCGGCCTTGTCCCGGAGCGGTTCTCCTATAGCGGCGGCGAGGTATCTCTGGACACGTATTATGCCATCGCCCGGGGAAATAAAGAAGCGCCGGCCAGTGAAATGACGAAATGGTTCAACACGAACTATCATTATATTGTTCCAGAGCTAGGCGGCAGAAAACCGCAGCTAACGGTAAACCGTCCGCTGGTTGCTTACCGCGAAGCCAAGGAAAAACTGGGGATCGATGGAAGACCTGTGCTGATCGGGCTGTACTCCTTCCTCAAGCTATCGAAAGGGTTTAACGAAGCGACGGAGTGGGACCATTGGGTCGAGCAGCTGCTGCCGCTATACGTTCAAGTGCTTCAAGAGCTCGCCGCAGAAGGTGTAGCCTGGGTTCAATTAGACGAGCCGTCTTTGGTGACCTCTGTGTCGGCCGAGGATATAACGCGGGCAAGAGCCATTTACGAAACAATTCAGCGTGAGGCTCCGGAAGTTTCCATTCTGCTGCAAACGTATTTCGAAGCGGTGGACCGTTATGAGGAGGTCGTGTCTTTGCCTGTTGCCGGTATCGGACTTGACTTCATACACGGGCTGGACGGCAACCTGGCTGCGCTGCGTAAATATGGATTCCCGGCAGGCAAGACGCTTGGAGCGGGCATGGTCGATGGACGCAATATTTGGCGCACGGACTTGTACCGCCAGAAGCAGCTGTTACTTGAAATCCTGGAAGTGGCTGCGGATTCCGAGATTATCGTGCAGCCGTCCTGCAGCCTCCTGCATGTGCCCGTGTCGGCTAAGCAGGAGCAGACGCTGGTGCGAGTGCTTCGCGACGCTTTGTCCTTTGCCGAAGAGAAGCTGGATGAAGTCGCCGCATTGAGCGCTGCGGTGAGTACAGGTATTGATAGTGTGAAGGGGTTATTCGAAAGCAATCGCATCGCTCTCGATAATCTGGCCAAGGATCCAGCCCGCAACCGGGCAAACGTAGCGGCCGCGGTAGAGAAAATCGCCTCTGAACCGGCCTCGAGGGGAAGCGCGTTCGCCATTCGCCGCAAAAAACAGAAAGAGAAATGGCATTTGCCGCTGCTTCCGACGACGACCATCGGCAGCTTTCCGCAGACGGCAGAGGTTCGCTCCGCCCGTCAGAAATGGCGCAAAGGGGAATGGAGCCAGGAGCAATACGATTCCTTTATTAAGGAGCATATTCAACAGTGGATTTCCCTCCAGGAGGAAATTGGCATCGATGTGCTCGTACATGGCGAATTCGAACGTACGGATATGGTAGAATTCTTCGGCGAGAAGCTGCCGGGATTCGCCTTTACGAAGGGCGGCTGGGTTCAATCCTACGGGACTCGCTGCGTGAAGCCGCCGGTCATCTACGGGGATGTTGATTTCGACCAGCCGATGACCGTGAAGGAGACGGAATACGCGCAATCCCTGACGAACAAGCCGGTCAAGGGAATGCTGACCGGGCCGATTACGATTCTGAACTGGTCCTTCGTGCGCAGTGATTTATCGCGTGAGCAGGTCGCTTATCAAATCGCGCTGGCGTTGCGTAAAGAGGTAGAGGCGCTGGAACGAGCAGGCATCGAGATGATCCAGGTCGACGAGCCTGCGCTGCGTGAAGGGCTGCCGTTGAAACGCGAAGACTGGGCGGGGTATCTGGACTGGTCCGTCAAGGCGTTCCGCGTCACGACGTCGACTGTGCGCGATACGACCCAAATTCATACCCATATGTGCTATTGCGAATTCCACGACATTATCGATTCCATTCGTGCACTGGATGCGGATGTCATCTCTATTGAAACCTCGCGCAGCCATGGCGAGCTCGTTCATAGCTTCGAAGAGCATACGTACGATCTCGGCATCGGTTTAGGCGTATATGACATTCACAGTCCGCGAGTTCCGTCGGTTGAGGAGATGACCTCCATGATCGACCGCGCGCTGCAGGTACTGGATCCCGAATTGTTCTGGATCAACCCGGACTGTGGCCTGAAGACGCGGGGAGTGGATGAGACCGTGAAATCATTGAAGAATATGGTGCTGGCCGCTAATCAATACCGCGCCAAGGAATCGCTGGTCGGCACAAAGTAA
- a CDS encoding response regulator transcription factor: MKVRVLVVDDHPHAREAIGEILSDDDSFEIIGYADNGDEALLQTELWMPDLILMDIHMPGKDGLETTREIKLKYPYVKIVLITVSDDAAHLFEALKQGAQGYLLKNLEPGTWLQYLRAVASDEAPLSSELAFRILQEFPLSKKNNSADHPLTSREREILDWVAKGLTNREIAKELQISDQTVKNHLKNILQKLHLENRVQLTRYALEQGWIES; the protein is encoded by the coding sequence ATGAAGGTAAGAGTGTTAGTCGTTGACGATCATCCCCATGCCCGCGAGGCCATCGGTGAAATATTGTCGGACGATGACAGCTTTGAAATTATCGGGTATGCCGACAATGGAGACGAAGCCCTGCTGCAGACAGAGCTGTGGATGCCCGATCTTATATTGATGGATATCCATATGCCAGGCAAAGACGGTTTGGAAACAACGAGGGAAATTAAGCTGAAATATCCTTACGTTAAAATTGTGCTGATCACCGTCTCCGACGATGCAGCTCATCTGTTTGAAGCGCTGAAGCAGGGAGCGCAGGGCTATTTGCTGAAGAACCTGGAGCCGGGCACCTGGCTGCAATATTTGCGGGCGGTCGCCAGTGACGAAGCCCCGCTGTCCAGTGAGCTGGCTTTCCGGATTCTTCAGGAATTTCCGCTGTCCAAGAAAAATAACAGCGCCGATCACCCGCTTACGAGCCGGGAACGCGAGATTTTGGACTGGGTCGCCAAAGGGCTGACCAACCGGGAAATCGCCAAGGAACTGCAAATATCCGATCAGACGGTCAAAAACCACTTGAAAAACATTTTGCAAAAGCTGCATTTGGAAAATCGCGTGCAATTGACGAGATATGCTTTGGAGCAAGGTTGGATCGAAAGTTAG
- a CDS encoding SDR family NAD(P)-dependent oxidoreductase, which produces MAEKQGNRLRFQGKTAIVTGAGSGIGKATAIKLAKEGAKVALFDLIDDRTRSTEHQINEIYRGVSRSFDVDVSDPVRMEQAVKEAADHFGRIDIVFANAGINGTLAPVEEMTFEDWQRTLGINLNGTFLTVKHAVPYLKKQGGGSIIITSSINGNDRFSGFGMSAYSTTKAGQVAFAKMLALELAKFKIRVNVICPGAISTNIDSSSEVSEELEEIIIPVEYPEGSQPLADGPGQPENVADLVAFLASDESVHITGARIVIDGAESLL; this is translated from the coding sequence ATGGCGGAGAAGCAGGGTAATCGACTTCGTTTTCAAGGAAAAACCGCGATTGTTACGGGGGCCGGCTCCGGAATCGGCAAGGCAACCGCTATCAAGCTGGCGAAGGAAGGCGCAAAAGTCGCGCTGTTTGATTTAATAGATGACCGTACGCGCAGCACCGAGCACCAGATTAATGAAATCTATCGGGGGGTGTCGCGTTCGTTTGACGTCGACGTGTCGGATCCGGTGCGAATGGAGCAGGCCGTTAAGGAAGCCGCGGATCATTTCGGACGCATTGATATTGTATTTGCTAATGCCGGCATTAACGGCACACTGGCTCCCGTAGAAGAAATGACGTTCGAGGATTGGCAGCGCACGCTGGGAATTAATTTAAACGGGACGTTTCTAACCGTAAAGCATGCTGTTCCGTATTTAAAAAAGCAGGGCGGCGGCAGCATTATCATCACAAGCTCAATCAACGGGAACGACCGCTTCTCTGGATTCGGCATGTCGGCTTACAGCACGACGAAGGCTGGCCAGGTCGCCTTTGCCAAAATGCTGGCTTTGGAGCTTGCGAAGTTCAAAATCCGCGTCAATGTCATTTGTCCCGGCGCGATTTCAACGAATATCGATTCTTCCTCAGAGGTCAGCGAAGAGCTGGAGGAGATTATCATTCCGGTGGAATACCCGGAAGGTTCGCAGCCGCTCGCGGACGGTCCGGGACAACCGGAGAATGTGGCGGATTTAGTGGCGTTTCTCGCCTCTGATGAATCCGTGCACATTACCGGCGCCCGGATCGTCATCGATGGGGCCGAATCCCTGCTGTAG
- a CDS encoding ATP-binding protein, translating into MKASLRFLTWLLWTVVTSIVALLILVLVAKLFYALFPWVTIGYVLSWVNRNIGYPDAYYITGVPILLLFALYFYRRSIRRHEEKYLALLIEEVHRIEEGTTHKIPIENVGKLGQLATDINRMVDRLRTSMEEERRAEQTKNELITNVSHDLRTPLTSITGYLGLIEQDRYKDEVELRYYVGMAYEESLRLKQLLQDLFEFTRLQNKEMKLYKSRINLVEMLHQITAHFGWQLQESDMECRLCFAEQQLYVIADGDKLRRVYENLIVNAIRYGSEGKYIDIRGRVEGDQVITEVINYGEPIPESDLPHLFDRFYRVEKSRATNTGGSGIGLAIAKHIVDLHQGEIFADSDEDRTAFTVKLSRKSKP; encoded by the coding sequence TTGAAAGCTAGCCTCAGATTTCTAACGTGGCTGTTATGGACTGTAGTCACTTCCATTGTTGCCCTGCTTATTTTGGTATTGGTAGCGAAGCTGTTCTACGCCTTATTCCCGTGGGTGACTATCGGTTATGTGCTTAGCTGGGTGAACCGGAATATCGGATATCCTGATGCCTACTACATTACGGGCGTCCCCATCCTCCTGCTGTTTGCACTCTATTTCTACCGGCGCAGCATTCGCCGTCATGAGGAGAAGTATTTGGCGCTTCTGATCGAAGAGGTGCACCGGATCGAGGAGGGAACCACGCACAAAATTCCAATTGAGAACGTTGGGAAATTGGGCCAGCTGGCGACGGACATCAACCGCATGGTCGATCGCCTGCGCACCTCTATGGAGGAGGAGAGGCGGGCGGAGCAAACGAAAAATGAGCTCATTACGAACGTTTCCCATGATCTGCGCACGCCGCTGACGTCAATTACCGGATATTTGGGATTGATAGAACAGGACCGGTACAAGGACGAGGTGGAGCTTCGCTATTACGTCGGCATGGCCTATGAAGAATCTCTTCGCCTTAAGCAGCTGCTTCAGGATTTATTTGAGTTTACAAGGCTGCAGAACAAAGAAATGAAGTTATACAAAAGCCGGATCAATCTGGTTGAAATGCTTCATCAAATTACGGCGCACTTCGGCTGGCAGCTGCAGGAGAGCGATATGGAGTGCCGGCTCTGTTTCGCAGAGCAGCAGCTCTATGTCATTGCTGATGGGGACAAGCTGCGCAGAGTATACGAGAATTTGATCGTCAATGCTATCCGTTATGGCAGCGAAGGAAAATATATCGATATTCGCGGCCGCGTGGAAGGAGATCAGGTCATAACCGAGGTAATCAACTACGGCGAGCCGATTCCGGAATCGGATCTACCCCATTTGTTCGACCGGTTCTACCGGGTCGAGAAATCGCGCGCCACGAATACAGGAGGCTCCGGCATTGGTCTGGCAATTGCGAAGCATATCGTCGATCTTCATCAAGGTGAAATCTTTGCGGACAGCGACGAAGACCGGACCGCATTTACCGTCAAGTTATCAAGGAAATCGAAGCCTTAG
- a CDS encoding helix-turn-helix transcriptional regulator, with product MAFMIAQRAYIKLYLISMVEQRRGYGYQMLEELKEEFKPFGYVPPQSEIYRALHELVQEGVLYRTKHLKGNDPSVDFQEIVLYHFTDDGLEKAELYKKQVKVDLDRCIGMLNKAVADNY from the coding sequence ATGGCCTTTATGATTGCACAGCGGGCATATATCAAGCTCTATCTGATTTCGATGGTAGAGCAGCGAAGGGGCTACGGTTACCAGATGCTTGAAGAGTTGAAGGAAGAGTTTAAGCCGTTTGGCTATGTTCCTCCGCAGAGCGAAATATACCGGGCCCTTCATGAGCTCGTGCAGGAAGGGGTACTGTATCGCACGAAGCATCTGAAAGGGAATGATCCCAGCGTGGATTTCCAAGAAATCGTACTCTATCATTTTACCGATGACGGACTTGAGAAGGCCGAGCTGTACAAAAAGCAGGTTAAGGTCGATTTAGACCGCTGCATCGGTATGCTGAACAAGGCTGTTGCCGATAATTATTGA
- a CDS encoding response regulator transcription factor yields the protein MSKQILIVDDDEKIAKLIEIYLLNEGYSVFKADNGLDALDIVERDPIDLVILDIMMPGMDGITVCMKIRETRTTPILMLSAKDGDMDKITGLMTGADDYMVKPFNPLELIARVKSLLRRSSYSMQPTQPSQDHIINLGSLQIDKETHTATVDGRAVKLTPIEFNILFLLASHPGRVFGSEEIFELIWKDKYFESNNSVTVHISRLRDKLEKEMDGEKLIRTVWGVGYKIES from the coding sequence ATGAGCAAACAAATTTTAATCGTAGACGATGATGAGAAGATTGCAAAGCTGATCGAGATATATTTGCTGAATGAAGGCTATTCCGTATTTAAGGCCGACAATGGACTGGATGCTCTTGACATTGTGGAGCGTGATCCCATAGATCTGGTTATCCTGGATATTATGATGCCGGGCATGGACGGAATTACCGTGTGCATGAAAATCAGGGAGACGCGAACCACGCCGATATTGATGCTCAGCGCCAAGGACGGGGATATGGACAAAATAACAGGCCTTATGACCGGGGCTGACGATTATATGGTGAAGCCGTTCAATCCCCTAGAGCTGATTGCGCGGGTCAAATCGCTGCTGCGCCGCTCCTCTTACAGCATGCAGCCTACGCAGCCTTCGCAGGATCATATCATCAATCTGGGGTCCCTGCAAATCGACAAAGAGACGCATACGGCGACGGTCGATGGCCGGGCAGTCAAGCTGACGCCAATTGAATTCAATATCCTGTTTCTGCTGGCTAGTCACCCCGGCCGGGTGTTCGGCTCGGAGGAGATATTCGAGCTGATTTGGAAAGACAAGTACTTTGAGAGCAACAACTCGGTAACCGTTCATATCAGCCGGCTGAGGGATAAGCTGGAGAAAGAAATGGACGGCGAAAAGCTGATTCGCACCGTTTGGGGGGTTGGCTACAAAATTGAAAGCTAG